In Planctomycetota bacterium, the following are encoded in one genomic region:
- a CDS encoding undecaprenyl-diphosphate phosphatase, whose translation MTFWEIIILSIIQGITEFLPVSSSGHLVIAEHLFKMTNPETNLLLIVILHLASLLAICISFYQEIIEMVLNPRILWLVIIGTIPAGLVGYLFNDQISRLFASPLVAGIGLLLTGIYLLLSELHWKGSPTTLARATPKQAFWVGIAQMIAIIPGISRSGTTLATGLLKGLDRSSAIKFSFLLAIPVIGGASILKLKDFGKLSGALQPIPIMVGFIICLGVSLLAISILVRTVRRGHLSYFGWYCLLVGLFIVMFVR comes from the coding sequence ATGACCTTCTGGGAAATTATTATTTTGAGCATCATCCAGGGCATAACGGAATTCCTGCCTGTCTCCAGTTCCGGCCATCTGGTGATTGCCGAGCATCTGTTTAAGATGACCAATCCTGAGACGAATCTTCTGCTGATTGTCATCCTTCATCTGGCCTCGCTGCTGGCGATTTGTATAAGTTTTTATCAGGAAATCATAGAGATGGTGCTTAATCCCAGGATACTCTGGCTGGTGATTATCGGGACCATCCCGGCCGGACTGGTCGGCTATTTATTTAACGACCAGATAAGCCGCTTGTTTGCCAGCCCACTGGTGGCCGGGATTGGATTGTTATTGACCGGCATATATCTGCTGTTATCGGAATTGCACTGGAAGGGGTCGCCGACTACATTAGCGCGCGCCACGCCCAAACAGGCGTTCTGGGTCGGCATTGCCCAAATGATTGCGATTATCCCGGGAATTTCCCGTTCAGGGACGACTTTAGCCACTGGGCTATTAAAAGGCCTGGATCGTTCGTCCGCCATAAAGTTTTCATTTCTGCTGGCTATTCCGGTGATAGGCGGGGCGTCAATACTGAAACTAAAAGATTTCGGTAAACTTTCAGGGGCACTTCAGCCGATACCTATAATGGTCGGCTTTATCATCTGTTTAGGGGTAAGCCTGCTGGCAATAAGCATCCTGGTTCGGACGGTCAGGCGCGGACACCTGTCATATTTTGGCTGGTATTGCCTGTTAGTCGGATTGTTTATTGTAATGTTTGTGCGTTAA
- the nifU gene encoding Fe-S cluster assembly scaffold protein NifU: MYSDKVMDHFRNPRNVGEIPDADGVGEVGNPVCGDMMTFYIKVKDNRLADIKFKTFGCGAAIAVSSMVTEMGMGKTLEEAKKITKAEVAKELGGLPPNKMHCSNLGAEALTKAIEDYEKKKSGLKTPSVPAPAKEPQVEGPCVCQFCKKEIQDAHDKICKPCGAKADKNK; encoded by the coding sequence ATATATAGTGATAAGGTGATGGACCATTTCCGGAATCCGCGTAATGTCGGCGAGATACCGGATGCGGACGGCGTAGGCGAGGTCGGCAATCCGGTCTGCGGCGATATGATGACATTCTACATCAAGGTTAAGGATAACCGGTTAGCCGATATCAAGTTCAAGACTTTCGGGTGCGGCGCGGCCATCGCGGTTTCCAGCATGGTCACTGAGATGGGGATGGGCAAGACATTGGAAGAAGCCAAGAAGATTACCAAGGCGGAGGTGGCCAAGGAGTTAGGCGGCCTGCCGCCCAATAAGATGCACTGTTCCAACTTAGGCGCCGAGGCGCTGACCAAGGCCATCGAGGATTATGAGAAGAAAAAGTCCGGTTTAAAGACACCGTCAGTTCCGGCGCCAGCCAAAGAGCCCCAGGTTGAAGGGCCGTGCGTCTGTCAGTTCTGCAAGAAGGAAATACAGGACGCGCACGATAAGATATGCAAGCCCTGCGGCGCGAAGGCAGATAAAAATAAATAG